A region of Candidatus Aquicultor sp. DNA encodes the following proteins:
- a CDS encoding adenosylcobalamin-dependent ribonucleoside-diphosphate reductase, producing MKRQITKIKLSVNASKVLSRRYLLKDSEGNVTETPAQLFRRVAKAIAAPDMRYDPSAGIQATEDEFYRAMANLEFLPNSPTLMNAGTSLGQLAACFVIPVNDSIPDIFDAVKYMAIIHQTGGGTGFSFSRLRPKGDLVKSTKGVASGPISFMRVFDIGTDVIKQGGRRRGANMGILRSDHPDIIEFIAAKRDEGVFRNFNLSVAATDVFMEAVARNEPVSLVNPRTGEEHKRLSARSLFDLIVANAWSTGDPGLFFIDRANQANPTPKIGSFEAANPCGEVPLLPYEACNLGSVNLTKMLRDGTIDWNKLRESVHTGIHFLDNVIDAGTYPLPQIDAMAKGNRKVGLGVMGFAEMLLELGIPYDSEEALATGEHVMKFIRDEAVAASVALGHKWGSFPNFGESTRASDGHKAMRNATVTAIAPTGTISIIAGATSGIEPIFAIAYARNIMEGTTLLEVDPVFERVAKQRGFYSRELMMEISKQGSIQGIEQIPEDVRRLFVTAFDIAPEWHVRMQAAFQKYVDNAVSKTVNLPENATLEDVKNIYILAYELGCKGITVYRYGSKKEQVLYIGKPAERKIIATPVTASSEYSGGSCASDCCPL from the coding sequence ATGAAACGACAAATTACTAAAATCAAGCTGAGCGTTAACGCGTCAAAGGTTTTAAGCCGGCGCTATCTGCTCAAAGATAGTGAGGGTAACGTCACGGAAACGCCGGCACAGCTCTTTAGGCGTGTTGCCAAAGCGATTGCCGCCCCCGATATGCGGTATGATCCGAGCGCCGGTATACAAGCGACCGAGGACGAGTTCTACCGGGCGATGGCTAACCTTGAGTTCTTACCCAACTCACCGACGCTGATGAATGCGGGAACGTCGCTCGGGCAGCTTGCCGCCTGTTTTGTTATACCCGTTAACGATTCCATCCCCGATATTTTCGACGCTGTAAAATATATGGCGATCATCCACCAAACCGGCGGTGGAACCGGCTTTTCCTTCTCCCGCCTCAGACCCAAGGGTGATCTCGTCAAATCCACTAAAGGGGTTGCATCCGGGCCGATATCGTTTATGCGCGTCTTCGACATAGGAACCGATGTTATCAAGCAAGGCGGGCGCCGGCGCGGTGCCAACATGGGTATTTTACGCAGCGACCACCCGGATATTATCGAATTTATTGCCGCCAAGCGCGATGAAGGTGTTTTTCGAAATTTTAATCTCTCGGTTGCAGCAACGGATGTATTCATGGAAGCGGTCGCAAGGAACGAGCCGGTTTCTCTCGTTAACCCGAGAACCGGTGAGGAACACAAGCGGCTTTCCGCCCGGTCCCTCTTTGATCTTATCGTTGCAAACGCCTGGTCGACCGGAGACCCGGGGCTGTTTTTCATCGACCGCGCGAACCAGGCAAACCCGACGCCAAAGATCGGCTCGTTTGAGGCTGCAAACCCCTGCGGTGAAGTACCGCTCCTCCCCTACGAGGCGTGCAACTTGGGCTCGGTCAACCTCACAAAAATGCTGCGGGACGGTACCATCGATTGGAATAAGCTGCGGGAGAGCGTGCATACAGGCATCCATTTCTTGGACAATGTTATTGATGCCGGCACATATCCGCTGCCGCAGATTGATGCTATGGCTAAGGGCAATCGCAAGGTCGGCCTGGGTGTGATGGGCTTTGCGGAGATGCTCCTTGAGCTGGGAATTCCGTACGATTCCGAAGAAGCCTTAGCAACCGGCGAGCACGTGATGAAATTCATCCGCGATGAAGCCGTCGCCGCATCGGTGGCGCTCGGGCACAAGTGGGGCTCCTTCCCCAATTTTGGGGAAAGCACACGGGCAAGCGACGGTCACAAGGCGATGCGAAACGCAACGGTTACAGCTATTGCCCCGACCGGCACCATCAGCATTATCGCCGGTGCAACCAGCGGTATTGAGCCGATTTTTGCGATTGCCTATGCCCGCAACATAATGGAAGGCACGACGCTTCTCGAAGTCGACCCCGTATTTGAGCGAGTGGCAAAACAGCGCGGTTTTTACAGCCGGGAACTAATGATGGAGATCTCAAAACAAGGCTCCATCCAGGGTATTGAGCAGATACCAGAGGATGTTCGACGGCTCTTTGTTACGGCGTTCGATATTGCGCCCGAATGGCACGTCCGCATGCAGGCGGCGTTCCAAAAATATGTCGATAACGCGGTATCAAAAACGGTAAATCTACCCGAAAATGCAACGCTCGAGGACGTTAAGAATATTTACATTCTCGCATACGAACTCGGCTGCAAGGGTATTACGGTTTACCGCTACGGCAGTAAGAAAGAGCAAGTGCTCTACATTGGTAAACCTGCGGAGCGCAAGATTATCGCGACGCCGGTTACCGCTTCATCGGAGTATTCCGGCGGAAGCTGTGCGTCAGACTGCTGCCCGTTGTAG
- a CDS encoding carboxymuconolactone decarboxylase family protein, producing MATREEIFDQMEQMLGRVPSFMVTLPETVLESDWNTMKSFEFSNTKLSAIQKHLIGVGVAAANSCEHMSLWHGMMAMALGATDEQIDEALLTAKLSSGWSTYLEGSMVDMDQFTDEAVQIGQFIQTNKGMKAA from the coding sequence ATGGCGACACGGGAAGAAATATTCGACCAGATGGAGCAGATGCTTGGGCGGGTACCATCGTTTATGGTAACACTCCCCGAAACGGTGCTTGAATCTGACTGGAACACTATGAAATCGTTCGAGTTCAGCAATACTAAACTGTCGGCAATACAAAAACACCTGATCGGTGTCGGGGTTGCCGCCGCTAATAGTTGTGAGCATATGTCGCTCTGGCACGGCATGATGGCGATGGCGCTCGGCGCAACCGACGAGCAAATCGACGAAGCATTGCTGACCGCCAAGCTTTCATCGGGCTGGAGCACATATCTGGAGGGCTCGATGGTTGATATGGACCAATTCACCGATGAAGCGGTGCAAATCGGCCAGTTCATACAAACCAACAAAGGAATGAAGGCAGCGTAG
- the selB gene encoding selenocysteine-specific translation elongation factor, whose amino-acid sequence MKQLILGTAGHIDHGKTTLIKALTGIDTDRLEEEKKRGISIELGFAHLTLPSGQRLGIVDVPGHERFVKNMLAGASGIDIVLLVVAADDSVMPQTVEHLAIVDLLGIREGVVALTKADLADPDWLTLVQDEIKQVLAKTSLKGAPIVPVSGKTGMGIEELKQTIDEIAQRIVPRQDSAPFRLPVDRVFSMSGAGTVVTGTLWSGEIHLDDRAHVYPIDKEVRIRNVQVHGSKAETAVAGQRVALNLVGLDKDDIERGDVVLAPGFLSPAWMFDGQFKLLENAPRELKNRARVRLHHGTSEVLARIVLTDREVLAPGETAFIQVRLESPLIPKYNDNFVVRSYSPIQTIGGGKILDSHPIKFRTSHTGHFTERCRILEQGDPVAIARLYVREAPGFLIAKQLWVRSELDENKVEESLVTLKQNAEITSITVDKQENYITVAAFNEQIKRFEEFLNEHFQKNALNPWVGKQIIKNQLFDWMADKEFDAFISYLQQANKIVVDKAQIAHAKAKVTVGGEDEKLIGSIMKKIVDAKFAPPETTILSKEMNLEVKKINSLADHLVREHKLVRIAPNMYFDATLIEQAKKDLKAKFSGKQISPADVRELLDTSRKYVIPILGYFDMIGITRRQGEARIVR is encoded by the coding sequence ATGAAGCAATTAATTTTAGGTACGGCGGGGCACATCGATCACGGCAAAACGACCTTGATCAAGGCGCTCACCGGTATCGATACGGATAGATTAGAAGAAGAAAAGAAACGGGGCATCTCCATTGAGCTTGGATTTGCCCACTTAACTCTACCGAGCGGCCAGCGCCTCGGTATCGTCGACGTGCCGGGGCACGAGCGTTTCGTTAAGAACATGCTCGCCGGGGCGTCGGGTATCGACATCGTGCTTCTGGTTGTTGCGGCGGATGATTCGGTCATGCCGCAGACTGTAGAGCACCTGGCAATCGTCGATCTACTCGGCATCAGAGAGGGCGTCGTGGCCCTTACCAAGGCCGATCTCGCCGATCCCGATTGGCTTACGCTCGTCCAAGATGAGATCAAGCAAGTGCTTGCCAAGACGAGCCTGAAAGGTGCGCCGATCGTCCCGGTATCGGGAAAGACCGGTATGGGCATCGAAGAGCTGAAGCAGACGATTGACGAGATCGCGCAGCGAATCGTGCCGCGCCAGGACAGCGCGCCGTTCCGCTTGCCGGTAGATCGCGTGTTTTCCATGTCGGGCGCGGGCACGGTCGTCACCGGTACGCTCTGGTCGGGCGAGATACACCTCGACGACCGCGCGCATGTTTATCCCATCGACAAAGAAGTGCGTATCCGCAATGTTCAGGTGCACGGCAGCAAGGCGGAGACGGCGGTTGCAGGGCAGCGCGTAGCGCTCAATCTGGTCGGGCTCGACAAAGATGACATCGAGCGCGGCGATGTCGTTCTCGCGCCGGGGTTTCTATCGCCGGCCTGGATGTTTGACGGGCAGTTTAAGCTCTTAGAGAATGCGCCGCGCGAGCTTAAAAACAGGGCGCGCGTGCGTTTGCATCACGGCACCAGCGAAGTACTGGCGCGCATCGTCCTAACCGACCGCGAAGTACTGGCACCGGGGGAAACCGCGTTTATTCAGGTACGCTTGGAGAGCCCGCTTATACCTAAATATAATGATAATTTTGTAGTCAGAAGCTACTCGCCGATCCAGACCATCGGCGGCGGCAAGATACTCGACAGCCATCCGATAAAATTCAGGACGTCGCACACCGGGCACTTTACCGAAAGGTGCCGCATCCTTGAACAGGGCGACCCGGTGGCGATCGCGCGGCTTTACGTGCGTGAAGCCCCGGGGTTTTTAATCGCAAAGCAGTTATGGGTGAGAAGCGAGCTTGATGAGAACAAAGTCGAAGAGAGTCTCGTCACACTCAAACAGAACGCCGAGATCACTTCGATCACCGTCGACAAACAGGAGAACTACATCACCGTAGCTGCGTTTAATGAACAAATTAAGCGTTTTGAAGAATTCCTGAACGAACACTTCCAGAAAAACGCGCTCAACCCGTGGGTAGGCAAACAAATTATTAAGAACCAGCTCTTCGACTGGATGGCCGACAAAGAGTTCGATGCCTTTATAAGTTACCTGCAGCAGGCAAATAAGATCGTCGTCGATAAGGCGCAAATCGCTCATGCCAAGGCCAAGGTCACGGTTGGGGGCGAAGACGAGAAGCTCATCGGCTCGATCATGAAGAAGATCGTCGATGCCAAGTTCGCACCGCCGGAGACCACGATTCTTTCCAAAGAGATGAATCTCGAGGTTAAAAAGATAAACTCACTCGCCGATCACCTGGTGCGCGAGCATAAACTGGTGCGTATCGCGCCGAATATGTATTTTGACGCCACACTCATCGAGCAGGCGAAGAAAGATTTGAAAGCAAAATTCTCGGGCAAGCAAATCAGCCCGGCGGATGTGCGTGAGCTTCTCGACACCTCGAGGAAGTATGTCATTCCGATCCTCGGGTACTTCGATATGATCGGCATCACCCGTCGTCAGGGCGAAGCACGTATCGTCCGGTAA
- a CDS encoding NapC/NirT family cytochrome c, producing the protein MKPWPDSMPGTGRRSLHAGRTRQQTQQSQKVFMTAASSLVLLVMMFAVGSAAFYSKPANCVVCHEMNTYDRSWRASAHKSITCNACHNKRSSEASLGGQATLNRLVAHLTKLPISSAAPVDNNNCISCHPSTFKNIKTHASKSAINFHPAHSAAGVTCIECHKEIAHPAPGMSGSDKPQMKTCIACHKNKRLSTDCTTCHNGINAHVVKIIKAGRLTSVDGKNLAGGVSCKACHTFNAAFEMDHTGAIENVGGYTGTETCLKCHISVGGEASHNVHGKLTTKQLTAAGIDAAESRSLNPSIWAYRLETESGEIRSGGCGRCHSSNSSEKASVSAGAASSGITPSTTVECLICHASIYDMRQRKVTTVSGINKWVEDASAKTAASVGKPAAPQCLRCHQDSLVDLDGTPYTAASDVHAAQNISCQSCHVASSRKTTGSNVRSCTSCHADFKHGIASIDLHTVRLACQICHITGVTGLSVLDTTRGADRDGDGLFEEAATGAANKHQEFLWFNGSADPSGWPNATREDRKAKIYPFRQYTYVIGFDIVKETRVTANPVVFAQTGDFALAVRRAANAAGIKPPKWTRVEQKRIRQLNHGINRNGLACDACHSSNGMMDFKALGYMSDEIETLQEHQSYSK; encoded by the coding sequence ATGAAGCCTTGGCCAGACTCGATGCCGGGTACCGGACGTCGCTCGTTGCACGCCGGCCGGACTAGGCAGCAGACACAACAGTCACAAAAAGTATTTATGACAGCAGCCTCATCGCTGGTGCTGCTGGTCATGATGTTTGCTGTCGGCTCAGCTGCATTTTACAGCAAGCCGGCGAACTGCGTAGTGTGTCACGAGATGAACACCTACGATCGCTCGTGGCGTGCATCTGCCCATAAGAGTATTACGTGTAATGCGTGCCACAATAAGCGCTCATCAGAAGCAAGTCTTGGTGGCCAGGCGACATTAAACCGGCTTGTCGCGCACCTCACAAAACTGCCCATCAGCTCAGCGGCGCCGGTTGATAATAATAACTGCATCAGCTGCCATCCGTCGACATTTAAAAACATCAAGACGCATGCAAGTAAAAGCGCAATAAATTTCCATCCGGCACATAGCGCAGCAGGCGTTACGTGTATCGAGTGTCATAAAGAGATCGCTCATCCCGCACCCGGCATGAGCGGAAGTGACAAACCGCAGATGAAAACCTGTATAGCGTGTCATAAGAACAAACGCCTTTCAACCGATTGCACGACGTGCCATAACGGCATAAACGCACATGTGGTAAAGATTATTAAGGCGGGTAGGCTTACGTCGGTTGATGGTAAAAACCTGGCCGGTGGCGTCTCGTGCAAAGCATGCCACACCTTTAATGCAGCCTTTGAGATGGACCATACCGGGGCGATTGAAAATGTTGGTGGATATACAGGTACTGAAACCTGTCTCAAGTGCCACATTTCAGTAGGCGGTGAGGCTTCGCATAATGTTCATGGGAAACTTACCACCAAGCAACTAACAGCTGCCGGTATCGATGCGGCGGAGAGCCGCTCGCTTAATCCGTCTATCTGGGCATATCGCCTTGAGACCGAGAGCGGCGAGATACGGAGCGGTGGCTGTGGCCGCTGTCACAGCAGCAATTCTTCTGAGAAAGCATCAGTGTCTGCCGGGGCCGCATCATCCGGCATTACACCGTCAACAACTGTCGAATGTCTGATATGCCACGCTTCGATATATGACATGAGACAGCGTAAGGTTACTACTGTAAGCGGTATAAATAAGTGGGTTGAGGATGCGAGCGCAAAAACAGCGGCATCGGTCGGCAAACCGGCCGCTCCGCAATGCCTGCGCTGTCATCAAGACTCTCTGGTTGACTTGGATGGAACGCCCTATACGGCGGCTTCCGACGTGCACGCGGCGCAGAATATATCGTGCCAAAGCTGTCACGTGGCGAGCAGCCGTAAAACAACTGGAAGCAATGTTCGTTCGTGTACATCTTGCCACGCCGATTTTAAACACGGGATTGCAAGTATCGACCTGCATACAGTGAGACTGGCCTGCCAAATATGTCACATAACCGGGGTGACCGGCTTGTCGGTTCTGGATACGACACGCGGCGCCGATCGTGACGGCGATGGTCTTTTTGAAGAAGCTGCCACCGGTGCGGCTAACAAACACCAGGAATTTTTGTGGTTTAACGGCTCTGCCGACCCGAGCGGTTGGCCCAACGCCACCCGGGAAGATAGGAAAGCCAAGATTTATCCGTTCAGGCAATATACATATGTCATCGGGTTCGATATCGTCAAAGAAACCCGCGTTACGGCAAACCCGGTCGTGTTTGCGCAAACCGGCGACTTCGCCCTCGCGGTACGAAGAGCTGCAAATGCGGCGGGCATCAAACCGCCAAAGTGGACGCGGGTCGAGCAAAAGCGAATCAGACAGCTTAACCACGGAATCAACCGCAACGGTCTTGCATGTGATGCCTGCCATTCCTCAAACGGTATGATGGACTTCAAAGCGCTCGGCTACATGAGCGACGAAATCGAAACACTGCAAGAGCACCAGAGTTACTCGAAGTAG
- a CDS encoding tyrosine-type recombinase/integrase, with product MDDRLASSLFNHKLTAPANEHDLVFCTPEGGIIDGGHITKVAFKKALKDAGIEKHIRFHDLRHSFASLLIYKGERPKVIQSIMDHANITTTMNIYGHLMPETHVESAAKVSSAIFDE from the coding sequence ATGGATGATCGTTTAGCCTCTTCCCTTTTCAACCATAAATTAACAGCACCAGCAAACGAGCATGATCTTGTATTTTGCACTCCTGAGGGTGGCATTATAGACGGCGGCCATATTACCAAGGTAGCGTTTAAGAAGGCGCTAAAAGATGCTGGTATAGAAAAGCATATCCGCTTTCACGACCTCCGGCATAGCTTCGCAAGCCTCTTGATCTATAAGGGTGAGCGCCCGAAAGTTATTCAATCCATCATGGATCACGCAAATATCACAACCACAATGAACATTTATGGTCACTTAATGCCCGAAACCCACGTTGAAAGCGCTGCTAAGGTATCCTCTGCAATATTTGATGAGTAG
- a CDS encoding DUF2273 domain-containing protein has product MTNTQLGILSGFIVGVAWVAFGFSAVLLGVILAIGGYYVGRVIDGQINLEQVIQRYSR; this is encoded by the coding sequence ATGACCAATACCCAGCTAGGTATCCTTTCCGGCTTTATCGTGGGCGTCGCTTGGGTGGCGTTCGGGTTTAGTGCGGTGTTGCTCGGCGTCATCCTTGCGATAGGCGGTTACTACGTCGGAAGGGTTATCGACGGGCAGATAAATCTCGAGCAAGTCATACAGCGGTACTCAAGATAG
- a CDS encoding GNAT family N-acetyltransferase codes for MFFYDNQLIAYFALCGDAIRLSTREKARILGEHPKLAYEDYPALKITRLAVCSDYQSHGIGRYLLNGIVGFSQDINEEFGVAFKFIAVDAKNDERSIRFYRDYGFVENMSAYEAPEKPDEPISMRFLIEDREEVLDA; via the coding sequence TTGTTTTTTTACGACAACCAGCTTATTGCCTATTTCGCACTATGTGGCGACGCAATCCGTCTAAGTACTCGAGAAAAGGCACGAATTCTTGGTGAACATCCAAAACTGGCCTATGAAGATTATCCTGCTTTAAAAATCACTCGGCTTGCCGTATGCAGCGACTATCAGAGTCATGGTATAGGACGATATTTATTAAACGGTATCGTGGGTTTTTCTCAGGACATTAACGAGGAATTTGGTGTTGCATTTAAGTTTATAGCAGTGGATGCGAAAAATGATGAGAGAAGTATTCGATTTTATAGGGATTACGGTTTCGTGGAAAATATGAGCGCATATGAAGCACCAGAGAAACCCGATGAGCCTATTAGTATGCGTTTTCTAATTGAGGATAGGGAAGAAGTGCTAGATGCTTAA
- a CDS encoding DUF2158 domain-containing protein, which produces MEEIKKGDVVMLKSGGPLMTVTEVGAKCVWFDENKPMKEVFDKAILKIYK; this is translated from the coding sequence ATGGAAGAAATTAAAAAAGGCGATGTGGTTATGTTGAAGAGTGGCGGACCTCTTATGACAGTCACCGAAGTTGGTGCCAAATGCGTTTGGTTCGATGAGAATAAGCCGATGAAAGAGGTTTTTGATAAAGCTATTCTAAAGATATACAAGTAA
- a CDS encoding geranylgeranyl reductase family protein, which yields MEKFDVVVVGAGPSGASTAFFLARQGIHVALLDKSTFPRDKICGDGIGPRAAEMLDKMGLYAWLTSGKYHRCDSARLFASDGSYFEAQIPVEDCRYPHFHMVPRLEFDHTLLTTAEVAGATVYTNRKATGMLTSDGAITGIKAIYNGDEVEIACRAVICADGTHGTFAKCTGIECVKPHAFAVRAYYTGIKGPDDCINVFVDEHIPEGYAWIFPTGNSGANIGLGLSTLVLKERSIDTKALMNWFMAEKDTSPIDLSGATAQTEIKGAHLRMGYGRHDVVADGVMLVGDAAALISPLSGEGIAYALESGEQAAYAMKRALDKGDVSAASLKVYQDFLAKNFFSEHRQGEFIRQLFARSNYKSMDWMLKRGIQHPELAGKFVSVMMSTTRPSALLTPKVLRYYMF from the coding sequence ATGGAAAAATTTGATGTAGTAGTAGTTGGCGCCGGTCCTTCGGGGGCATCTACAGCCTTTTTTCTAGCTCGTCAAGGCATACATGTAGCGCTCCTCGATAAAAGCACATTTCCTCGCGACAAGATTTGCGGTGATGGCATTGGGCCGCGTGCAGCCGAAATGCTCGATAAGATGGGGTTGTACGCCTGGCTTACTTCGGGAAAATACCACCGGTGCGATAGCGCCCGTCTCTTTGCAAGCGATGGGTCGTATTTCGAAGCGCAGATCCCGGTGGAAGACTGCCGGTACCCGCATTTTCACATGGTCCCACGCCTTGAGTTCGATCACACATTACTAACAACCGCTGAGGTCGCAGGTGCCACAGTGTATACCAACCGTAAAGCTACAGGCATGCTAACCAGCGATGGGGCCATCACCGGTATTAAAGCAATTTATAACGGTGACGAGGTTGAGATCGCCTGCCGGGCGGTTATTTGCGCCGACGGAACACACGGCACATTCGCCAAGTGTACCGGTATTGAGTGTGTTAAGCCCCATGCGTTTGCTGTCAGAGCATATTATACCGGCATTAAGGGTCCGGATGACTGCATTAACGTATTTGTCGATGAGCATATTCCTGAGGGGTATGCCTGGATATTTCCAACCGGAAATTCCGGGGCCAATATCGGTCTCGGGCTGAGCACATTGGTACTCAAAGAGCGCAGTATCGACACAAAAGCGCTGATGAACTGGTTTATGGCTGAGAAAGATACGAGCCCGATTGACTTAAGCGGCGCGACAGCCCAAACCGAAATTAAAGGGGCACATTTGCGGATGGGCTATGGACGGCACGATGTTGTTGCGGATGGCGTCATGCTCGTCGGCGATGCAGCAGCGCTCATCAGCCCCTTAAGTGGCGAGGGTATAGCGTATGCCCTCGAAAGCGGGGAGCAAGCCGCGTACGCCATGAAGCGTGCGCTGGACAAAGGCGACGTATCGGCAGCATCGCTCAAGGTATACCAGGATTTTCTTGCAAAGAATTTCTTCAGCGAGCACAGGCAAGGTGAGTTCATTCGCCAGCTGTTTGCGCGCTCTAATTATAAATCGATGGATTGGATGCTCAAGAGGGGAATACAACACCCCGAGCTGGCCGGCAAGTTTGTGAGCGTTATGATGAGCACCACCCGCCCAAGCGCACTACTCACCCCCAAAGTGCTACGATACTACATGTTTTAG
- a CDS encoding N-terminal phage integrase SAM-like domain-containing protein yields MPIRIFGSHGVVNLTTPEEILKLWLSDYIEPRIQTSSLKRSTFIRYEGILNNYLLPHFGKCNLVSITPSMIQKFLSGNIKEGELGNGSLRTILIVLNTIFARAIKFGYLKQNPAKEIERPKLENKETYILTPQEIR; encoded by the coding sequence ATGCCTATCCGTATATTCGGAAGTCATGGGGTAGTAAACTTAACGACACCAGAGGAAATTCTTAAGCTCTGGTTAAGTGACTACATTGAGCCACGCATACAAACGAGCTCGCTTAAGCGCTCTACCTTTATCCGCTATGAGGGCATACTTAATAACTATCTACTTCCCCACTTTGGTAAATGTAACCTGGTAAGTATCACACCGTCGATGATTCAGAAATTTCTATCGGGCAATATAAAAGAGGGTGAACTTGGCAACGGCTCGCTTAGAACCATACTTATAGTGCTAAATACAATCTTCGCTAGGGCGATTAAGTTTGGGTACTTGAAACAAAACCCGGCAAAAGAGATCGAGCGCCCAAAACTTGAAAACAAAGAAACGTACATCTTAACACCACAAGAAATACGCTAG
- a CDS encoding Asp23/Gls24 family envelope stress response protein: MAEAKANQPMDTGEQTSQLQSQGLGNTTISDAVVAKIASIAAREVEGVHALGGTTERAIGGAIQRITGSRGVQRTAGVDVEVGQEEAIVDLSMIVDYGQSIPDVTNAVRQNVMNQINSLTGLRAKEVNIIVSDLFFPQEAQQQQQQQESESRVA, translated from the coding sequence ATGGCAGAGGCTAAAGCCAATCAACCCATGGATACCGGCGAACAGACGAGCCAATTACAAAGCCAAGGTCTGGGCAACACTACGATTTCTGATGCTGTCGTAGCAAAAATCGCCAGCATTGCGGCCCGCGAGGTGGAAGGTGTCCATGCGCTGGGCGGCACAACGGAACGCGCTATCGGCGGTGCAATTCAACGAATTACCGGGTCAAGGGGAGTACAGCGGACCGCCGGCGTCGATGTCGAAGTAGGGCAGGAAGAAGCCATCGTCGACCTTAGCATGATTGTCGACTACGGCCAAAGTATTCCTGATGTTACCAATGCAGTCAGGCAAAACGTTATGAATCAGATAAACTCGTTGACCGGGTTGCGCGCCAAGGAAGTGAACATCATCGTAAGCGATCTGTTCTTCCCACAGGAAGCGCAACAACAGCAACAACAGCAGGAAAGTGAAAGTCGTGTCGCATAA